From the Hevea brasiliensis isolate MT/VB/25A 57/8 chromosome 15, ASM3005281v1, whole genome shotgun sequence genome, one window contains:
- the LOC110636509 gene encoding S-protein homolog 29-like translates to MRASNIHVALLLLLALVASEPSHAFDLVPKFHVNVFNDLSNNTLYLHCQSKDDDLGNQELMQNKHFHFQFRINWKRTTLFWCHFAWGNFRGGTYNVFWAKKNLVAKCDYDYKHCNWSERDDGLYLQNYARHAEWVKYYDWKH, encoded by the coding sequence ATGAGAGCTTCAAACATCCATGTCGCCCTCCTACttttattggcattggttgcgaGTGAACCTAGCCATGCCTTCGACCTTGTCCCAAAGTTTCATGTCAATGTTTTCAATGACCTGAGCAACAATACCCTCTATCTGCATTGTCAATCTAAAGACGATGATTTGGGTAACCAAGAACTGATGCAGAACAAACACTTCCACTTCCAATTTCGCATTAACTGGAAGCGAACAACACTTTTCTGGTGCCATTTCGCTTGGGGTAATTTTCGTGGTGGCACTTACAACGTGTTCTGGGCTAAGAAAAACCTTGTAGCAAAATGTGATTACGACTATAAACATTGCAACTGGTCtgaaagagatgatggtctatactTGCAGAATTATGCCAGGCATGCTGAGTGGGTAAAATATTATGATTGGAAACACTAA